A window from Telopea speciosissima isolate NSW1024214 ecotype Mountain lineage chromosome 8, Tspe_v1, whole genome shotgun sequence encodes these proteins:
- the LOC122672284 gene encoding vegetative cell wall protein gp1-like, with translation MTVKDSSYASFLIFGREKEKKLLEEQLRMAQTQPFPSSPSLFPDSFTTPSYHEYAAPHSFPTAMFKELQDQQRHLASLKARTPKPKRSHTSYPVSSQPVFQPTPISLQKPMVQPTFQPLPDQHPGPPGFVPWVPPRSKPDIPDSACPVIPLPESNTLSTFLTQLTLTPPKIIPVLSIAKVASVTSFSDTDSSTTQSPLPAYQTHPPVPDASQAPTEPIIYSSDSEVDTAPQQHQPRAAPAAPHIPPQAPNPSPFTNQDP, from the coding sequence ATGACGGTGAAAGATTCCTCTtatgcctcctttctcatttttggccgagaaaaagaaaagaaattgttgGAAGAACAGCTCAGGATGGCTCAAACTCAACCATTCCCATCCagcccttctctcttccctgattCATTCACAACCCCATCTTACCATGAGTATGCCGCTCCACATAGTTTTCCCACTGCTATGTTTAAGGAGTTACAGGACCAACAGAGACATCTAGCTTCTCTCAAAGCCAGAACCCCGAAACCAAAGCGATCCCATACATCTTACCCTGTCTCTTCTCAACCTGTTTTCCAGCCTACTCCTATTTCCCTGCAAAAACCCATGGTTCAACCTACTTTCCAGCCTTTACCTGACCAACATCCAGGACCCCCTGGTTTTGTTCCTTGGGTTCCTCCCAGATCAAAACCCGATATCCCTGATTCAGCTTGTCCTGTTATTCCTCTCCCAGAGAGTAACACCCTCAGTACATTTCTCACTCAGTTGACTTTGACTCCACCCAAGATCATACCGGTTTTGTCCATAGCCAAAGTTGCCTCTGTCACCTCCTTCTCAGACACAGACTCGTCCACTACCCAGAGTCCCCTACCTGCTTACCAAACTCATCCCCCGGTGCCAGATGCCTCTCAGGCTCCAACTGAACCCATTATCTACAGCAGCGACAGTGAGGTTGATACTGCCCCACAGCAGCACCAGCCCAGAGCCGCCCCTGCAGCTCCTCATATCCCCCCTCAGGCACCGAATCCCAGTCCCTTTACCAATCAGGACCCGTAG